In Hermetia illucens chromosome 1, iHerIll2.2.curated.20191125, whole genome shotgun sequence, one genomic interval encodes:
- the LOC119661610 gene encoding serine/arginine-rich splicing factor 4 yields MDDWRKAADNSRYRDRSPAASKYRDKSPERRRDRSRDRYRGARHRDRSRSRSGSYSKSRKTDRYRSKSRSRSDRRSTSRGRHRSSRSRSPRRNHRSSRHYSSRSRYHRRSRSNSRSRSRSRRSSPREDRTPPPPPPPAIQSENEFEYSNTNSGTEQHDVDTSNRGFATVQNNFTSENSCPSIGPDNSNSEASNAYDNDFDEPIDKERIHREMEEKLRLALAKEGKVYPPPKPEPSHPVFANDGSFLEIFKKMQQQMTQQQANADAAEQKLKNQPICKRRGGKILKTGIVAKSRATDPNNVDPKDFWSLYLQEVKKYKNTSCDVDSKTRPLVK; encoded by the coding sequence ATGGACGATTGGCGCAAGGCGGCCGACAATTCCCGGTATCGAGACCGCTCCCCAGCTGCGTCGAAGTACCGTGACAAGTCACCTGAACGACGCAGAGATCGTTCCAGGGATAGGTATCGGGGCGCCCGGCATcgcgacagaagccgcagtcgCAGCGGAAGCTATTCAAAGAGCAGGAAAACTGATCGGTACCGAAGCAAGAGCCGTAGTCGTAGTGATCGCCGAAGCACAAGCAGAGGACGCCATCGATCGAGCAGGTCTCGCTCGCCACGCCGCAACCACCGCTCGTCTCGACATTATTCTTCGAGGAGTCGGTACCACCGGAGAAGTCGCTCAAACAGCCGGTCACGTTCGCGATCCCGTCGCTCAAGTCCACGAGAAGACAGAACGCCACCGCCCCCACCTCCACCTGCTATCCAATCAGAAAACgaatttgaatattcaaacaCCAACAGCGGAACAGAGCAGCATGACGTAGACACATCCAACCGCGGTTTCGCCACCGTTCAAAACAACTTCACTTCGGAAAACTCGTGCCCGTCAATTGGCCCAGATAATTCAAACTCGGAAGCATCGAATGCTTACGATAACGATTTTGATGAACCCATAGACAAAGAGCGTATCCACCgcgaaatggaggaaaagctgcgCCTAGCTCTCGCGAAAGAAGGGAAAGTATATCCGCCGCCGAAGCCAGAACCGTCTCATCCGGTCTTCGCTAACGACGGCTCCTTCCTGGAAATATTCAAGAAAATGCAACAGCAAATGACACAGCAACAAGCAAACGCCGATGCAGCCGAGCAGAAACTGAAAAATCAACCAATTTGTAAACGTCGTGGTGGAAAAATCTTGAAGACGGGCATAGTGGCCAAGTCTCGTGCCACCGATCCAAACAACGTCGACCCGAAAGACTTCTGGTCCCTTTACTTACAGGAAGTGAAGAAATACAAAAACACATCATGTGATGTAGATAGTAAAACACGGcctttggtcaagtaa
- the LOC119661616 gene encoding FAD-linked sulfhydryl oxidase ALR gives MSQYGPNSKRNSYQGDPSCRSCTDFKTWTKRQRDALHMSSSAAGTNENKQQIPQVETQNQYRDCPLDKNELGRATWGLLHSISVTIPEHPTETQRRDLVNLMNSLAQFYPCEYCARDLRNELIKEPVDASSQHNFAQWLCRLHNRVNTKIGKPIFDCSKVYERWRDGWLDGSCD, from the exons ATGTCACAGTATGGGCCCAATTCTAAAAGGAACTCATATCAGGGTGACCCAAGTTGCCGCTCCTGCACTGATTTCAAGACATGGACGAAGCGGCAGCGCGATGCATTGCACATGTCATCCTCAGCGGCG GGAACGAATGAAAACAAACAACAGATACCTCAGGTCGAAACGCAGAACCAGTATCGCGATTGCCCGTTGGACAAGAATGAACTGGGCCGGGCGACCTGGGGACTTTTGCATTCCATCAGCGTGACAATTCCGGAACATCCCACCGAGACGCAGAGGCGGGACCTAGTGAACCTGATGAACTCTTTGGCACAATTTTATCCATGCGAATACTGCGCCCGTGACTTGCGGAATGA ATTAATCAAGGAACCAGTAGACGCCTCATCCCAACACAACTTTGCTCAGTGGCTGTGCAGACTGCACAACAGAGTCAACACGAAGATCGGCAAACCTATTTTCGATTGTTCGAAGGTGTACGAGCGGTGGAGGGATGGTTGGCTGGACGGATCGTGTGATTAA